In Microbacterium laevaniformans, a single window of DNA contains:
- a CDS encoding phospho-sugar glycosidase domain-containing protein encodes MRAEHLEWIAHHERTGEVTVPLSDLDPAAAFLRGAAWRLRVEDSAASFRLEETRGSVAPDAACNADRRAAGSLQMDLDGLGRYRGEIHLMRRDLPLTGLQAHVGEIAAPSRGIVESLRPGDTVRFV; translated from the coding sequence GTGCGGGCGGAGCATCTCGAGTGGATCGCCCATCACGAGCGCACCGGCGAGGTGACGGTGCCCCTGTCGGACCTCGACCCGGCGGCGGCCTTCCTTCGCGGCGCCGCCTGGCGGCTGCGTGTCGAAGACAGTGCGGCGTCGTTCCGGCTGGAGGAGACGCGCGGGAGCGTCGCTCCGGATGCCGCGTGCAACGCCGACCGGCGGGCCGCCGGTTCGCTGCAGATGGACCTCGACGGGCTCGGCCGCTACCGCGGCGAGATCCACCTGATGCGTCGGGATCTGCCGCTCACGGGCCTGCAGGCCCACGTCGGCGAGATCGCGGCGCCCTCTCGCGGCATCGTCGAGAGCCTGCGACCGGGCGACACGGTGCGTTTCGTCTGA
- a CDS encoding cupin domain-containing protein, with translation MSEKNFTLGDNVEHFTIADVARDNPDFRKVLWTGEHTQIVVMTIPPGGEIGDEVHEHTDQILTFVSGTGEADLNGHTHPIDAGDQCAVPAGAQHNFRNTGDQPLVLYTIYSPPEHAAGAAFATREEADAAEAAGEDEPPRP, from the coding sequence ATGAGCGAAAAGAACTTCACCCTGGGCGACAACGTCGAGCATTTCACCATCGCGGACGTGGCCAGGGACAATCCCGACTTCCGGAAGGTGCTGTGGACCGGAGAACACACCCAGATCGTGGTGATGACCATTCCGCCCGGTGGCGAGATCGGAGACGAGGTCCACGAACACACCGATCAGATCCTGACCTTCGTCTCCGGAACCGGCGAAGCCGACCTCAACGGCCACACACACCCCATCGATGCCGGTGACCAGTGCGCAGTACCCGCCGGTGCCCAGCACAACTTCCGCAACACCGGGGACCAGCCACTGGTGCTGTACACCATCTACAGCCCACCCGAGCACGCCGCCGGCGCCGCATTCGCCACCCGGGAAGAGGCTGACGCCGCCGAAGCCGCCGGTGAGGACGAACCACCCCGGCCCTGA
- a CDS encoding NADP-dependent oxidoreductase, which produces MSKVYVFTGYGGPEAQQLIERPVPTPGPGELAIEVRAAGVNPADWKIREGQLGRHWSLPAPMGREAAGVVTEVGDGVEDFAVGDEVLGLVAPGQGGMAEHTLLRAATTVAKPEEISFADAATIPVAAATAYDATHQIELEPGQTLLLLGAGGGVGLIAAQIGRVHELTVIGVASATKRELVESTGATFIESGPGAADRVRQVSADGPDLIVDLVGGDALRAVADLVPDRTRIISAADPDTAAELGGQALARTDEAMAKITEVIQYGLVDPHVDAQFALDQAGQAIAAVETGHAAGKIIVVP; this is translated from the coding sequence ATGTCCAAGGTTTATGTCTTCACCGGCTACGGCGGACCCGAGGCCCAGCAACTGATCGAGCGGCCTGTTCCAACGCCCGGGCCCGGGGAACTGGCCATCGAAGTCCGAGCCGCTGGTGTAAATCCGGCGGACTGGAAGATCCGGGAAGGCCAGCTGGGCCGTCACTGGAGCCTGCCGGCGCCGATGGGCCGTGAAGCCGCCGGCGTGGTCACTGAGGTCGGTGACGGGGTCGAGGACTTCGCCGTGGGCGACGAGGTGCTCGGCCTTGTGGCGCCCGGGCAGGGTGGAATGGCCGAGCACACGCTACTGCGCGCCGCCACGACTGTGGCCAAGCCCGAGGAGATCTCCTTCGCCGACGCGGCCACCATCCCGGTGGCCGCCGCCACAGCCTACGACGCCACCCACCAGATCGAACTCGAACCGGGCCAGACCCTGCTACTGCTCGGCGCCGGCGGCGGAGTGGGACTGATCGCGGCACAGATTGGTCGCGTGCACGAGCTCACGGTCATCGGCGTCGCCAGCGCAACCAAGCGGGAACTCGTCGAGTCAACCGGCGCCACCTTCATCGAATCCGGTCCAGGGGCGGCCGACCGGGTGCGACAGGTGAGCGCGGACGGCCCAGACTTGATCGTTGATCTCGTCGGTGGCGATGCGCTACGTGCTGTTGCGGACCTGGTGCCCGACCGAACCCGGATCATCTCCGCAGCGGACCCAGACACCGCCGCCGAGCTCGGCGGCCAGGCCCTGGCACGCACGGATGAGGCCATGGCCAAGATCACCGAGGTGATCCAATACGGGCTGGTCGATCCCCACGTGGACGCCCAGTTCGCCCTTGATCAGGCAGGTCAGGCGATTGCCGCCGTGGAGACCGGACACGCTGCTGGAAAGATCATCGTGGTGCCCTAA
- a CDS encoding Gfo/Idh/MocA family protein — MIRLATIGTSTITEKFADAVAQTPGIRIDVVFSRDAARGRAFADRLGIDGVSTDLEALLASGAVDAVYVGSPNGAHAAQAEAAIAAGVHVFLEKPATPTADEFARLVEAAQARGVVVFEGMRNAYDPGMTRLRALLPQVGTVRLVSFGQSQRSARYDLVLAGETPNIFDPALAGGALFDLGVYPLSAAIELFGAPRAVVGATATIATGADGAGAAVLSYDGFVVQIGFSKIGASRRPNEIQGELGTIEIDEITAPRRITLDLFSGVHEEVEIDGPDNNMRFEVARFAQLVRGDDEASADQRRSLEVLRAVEAIRADAEKLRAGSGRAAR; from the coding sequence GTGATCAGACTCGCCACGATCGGCACCAGCACCATCACCGAGAAGTTCGCGGATGCCGTCGCGCAGACGCCCGGCATCCGCATCGACGTGGTGTTCTCCCGCGACGCGGCGCGCGGTCGCGCGTTCGCCGATCGGCTCGGCATCGACGGCGTGAGCACCGACCTCGAGGCGCTGCTGGCCTCAGGCGCGGTGGATGCCGTCTACGTGGGGTCGCCGAACGGCGCCCACGCCGCGCAGGCCGAAGCGGCCATCGCGGCGGGTGTGCACGTGTTCCTCGAGAAGCCGGCGACACCGACGGCGGACGAGTTCGCGCGCCTCGTCGAGGCGGCCCAGGCCCGTGGGGTCGTCGTGTTCGAGGGCATGCGCAACGCGTACGACCCGGGCATGACCCGTCTGCGTGCCCTGCTGCCCCAGGTGGGAACGGTGCGGCTGGTGTCGTTCGGGCAGAGCCAGCGGTCGGCGCGGTATGACCTCGTCCTGGCCGGCGAGACGCCGAACATCTTCGACCCGGCTCTCGCGGGCGGAGCGCTGTTCGATCTGGGTGTCTATCCGCTCAGCGCCGCGATCGAGCTGTTCGGCGCACCGCGTGCGGTGGTCGGGGCGACGGCGACGATCGCGACCGGTGCCGACGGCGCGGGTGCCGCCGTGCTCTCCTACGACGGCTTCGTCGTGCAGATCGGCTTCTCCAAGATCGGCGCCTCGCGTCGACCGAACGAGATCCAGGGCGAGCTCGGCACGATCGAGATCGATGAGATCACCGCGCCGCGCCGGATCACGCTCGACCTGTTCTCCGGCGTGCACGAGGAGGTCGAGATCGACGGCCCCGACAACAACATGCGCTTCGAGGTGGCCCGCTTCGCCCAGCTCGTCCGTGGAGATGACGAGGCATCTGCCGACCAGCGGCGCAGCCTCGAGGTGCTGCGCGCCGTCGAGGCGATCCGTGCCGATGCCGAGAAGCTGCGCGCCGGATCGGGACGCGCCGCGCGGTGA
- a CDS encoding DHA2 family efflux MFS transporter permease subunit: MTEQRTRDVTAPAPTPWPALWALVIGFFMILVDTTIVSVANPAIKAALDPSTNNLDNVVWVTSAYLLAYAVPLLITGRLGDRFGPKRIYLIGLAIFTLASLGCGLSGSLEMLIVFRAIQGLGAALMTPQTMAVITRTFPPQRRGAAMGLWGATSGVAMLVGPLAGGLLVDGLGWEWIFFVNLPVGVIGFVLAWMLVPNLETHPHRFDLVGVVLSAVGLFLIVFGLQEGEHFDWAAWVWTMIAGGVVVMALFIWQQAKTRSEPLVPLGLFRDRNFSVSNFTIATVGFTVTSMSLPLMFFVQLARGLTPTESALLLVPMAVAAGVLSPLTGRLLDRVDARVLLAPGLLLVVGSLFWYSSLMRADTPIWMFLLPSFLMGVGNSGMWGPLATTATRNLEPRQAGAGAGIYNTTRTIGSVLGSAAIAAFMQSRLEANLPGASNAGGDFGAGQLPAFVVDGFSNAMAQTILLPAIVLLIGVVAVLFMQRPPHLVKR, translated from the coding sequence ATGACCGAACAACGCACGCGCGATGTGACCGCGCCCGCACCCACCCCGTGGCCCGCCCTCTGGGCGCTCGTTATCGGGTTCTTCATGATCCTGGTCGACACCACCATCGTCTCGGTGGCCAACCCCGCCATCAAGGCGGCCCTCGACCCGTCCACCAACAACCTCGACAACGTCGTGTGGGTCACGTCGGCCTACCTCCTGGCGTATGCCGTGCCCCTGCTGATCACCGGCCGTCTGGGTGATCGATTCGGACCGAAGCGCATCTACCTCATCGGCCTCGCGATCTTCACGCTCGCATCCCTGGGCTGTGGCCTGTCGGGATCCCTCGAGATGCTGATCGTCTTCCGCGCGATCCAGGGCCTGGGTGCCGCACTCATGACCCCGCAGACGATGGCCGTCATCACCCGCACCTTCCCGCCCCAGCGCCGCGGCGCCGCGATGGGCCTGTGGGGAGCGACCTCCGGGGTCGCCATGCTCGTCGGGCCGCTCGCCGGAGGCCTGCTCGTGGACGGCCTCGGCTGGGAGTGGATCTTCTTCGTCAACCTTCCCGTCGGCGTGATCGGCTTCGTCCTCGCGTGGATGCTCGTCCCGAACCTCGAGACGCACCCCCACCGCTTCGATCTGGTCGGGGTCGTCCTGAGCGCGGTCGGCCTGTTCCTCATCGTCTTCGGTCTGCAGGAGGGTGAGCACTTCGACTGGGCCGCCTGGGTCTGGACGATGATCGCGGGCGGCGTCGTGGTCATGGCGCTCTTCATCTGGCAGCAGGCGAAGACCCGCAGCGAGCCGCTCGTGCCGCTCGGACTGTTCCGCGACCGCAACTTCTCCGTGTCGAACTTCACGATCGCCACGGTCGGCTTCACGGTGACGAGCATGTCGCTGCCGCTCATGTTCTTCGTGCAGCTGGCGCGCGGTCTCACGCCCACCGAATCGGCGCTCCTGCTCGTGCCGATGGCCGTCGCCGCGGGTGTGCTCTCGCCGCTGACCGGCCGACTGCTCGACCGGGTCGACGCCCGCGTCCTGCTGGCGCCGGGGCTGCTGCTGGTCGTCGGATCGCTCTTCTGGTACTCCTCGCTGATGCGCGCCGACACTCCGATCTGGATGTTCCTGCTGCCCTCGTTCCTGATGGGCGTCGGAAACTCCGGCATGTGGGGGCCGCTGGCCACCACGGCGACCCGCAACCTCGAGCCGCGCCAGGCCGGCGCCGGCGCGGGCATCTACAACACGACGCGCACGATCGGTTCGGTGCTCGGCTCGGCGGCGATCGCCGCGTTCATGCAGTCGCGTCTCGAGGCGAACCTGCCGGGCGCCTCGAACGCCGGCGGCGACTTCGGTGCCGGACAGCTGCCCGCGTTCGTCGTCGACGGCTTCTCGAACGCCATGGCGCAGACGATCCTGCTGCCGGCAATCGTGCTGCTGATCGGCGTCGTCGCCGTGCTGTTCATGCAGCGCCCGCCGCACCTCGTCAAGCGCTGA
- a CDS encoding transposase, with translation MLQRAPHLLDEFGIGVDTAAEILIVAGDNPERIHSEAAFAKLAGISPIPTGSGMTSGKHRINHGGHRQLNAAIYRTVIVRMRFHEPTIAYVARRTAEGKSKRDIIRCLKRYVIREVYHLVKTDPRTGEIRS, from the coding sequence GTGCTCCAACGCGCCCCGCACCTGCTCGACGAGTTCGGCATCGGCGTCGACACCGCCGCGGAGATCCTCATCGTCGCCGGCGACAACCCCGAACGCATACACAGCGAGGCCGCATTCGCAAAACTCGCCGGCATCAGCCCCATCCCGACCGGATCAGGGATGACCAGCGGCAAGCATCGCATCAACCACGGCGGACACCGTCAACTCAACGCCGCCATCTACCGGACTGTGATCGTCAGGATGAGATTCCACGAGCCCACGATCGCTTACGTTGCCCGACGCACCGCCGAGGGCAAGAGCAAGCGCGACATCATCCGATGCCTGAAACGCTACGTGATCCGCGAGGTCTACCACCTCGTCAAGACCGACCCGAGAACCGGCGAAATCAGGAGTTGA
- a CDS encoding IS30 family transposase: protein MVRRQQAADRAVRPKLRSPGHPKFQKPVEAAFWGEIAKGLLAEEAAGVVGVAPAVGARWFRHAGGMAPFDIAQQSSGRYLSFAEREEIAILKEKGKGVREIARAMGRDAGTISRELRRNAATRGGKLEYRASVAQWKADMTAKRPKVAKLVANPRLRAYVEERLSGKITRPDGTIVTGPQPPRFTGRGKPHRKDRAWSWAWSPEQISHRLKIDFPDDESMRISPEAIYQSLYIEGRGALKRELVWNLRTGRALRVPRERSRRKTWAHVTPETLISERPAEADDRAVPGHWEGDLLIGLERSAVGTVVERKTRYTLLVHLPREEGYRHKETPKNGPALAGYGAITMKNALANTMSALPAQLARSLTWDRGKEMSAHAQFRVETGIPVFFADPQSPWQRGTNENTNGLLRQYFPKGTDLSRWSAEDIEAVAFALNTRPRKSLGWMTPAEAFNEQLLLLQQAGVASTG from the coding sequence ATGGTTCGTCGTCAGCAGGCCGCGGACAGGGCTGTTCGTCCGAAGCTCCGCTCGCCGGGGCATCCGAAGTTTCAGAAACCCGTCGAGGCGGCGTTCTGGGGCGAGATCGCGAAAGGGCTGCTCGCTGAGGAAGCCGCGGGGGTTGTCGGCGTGGCGCCCGCGGTCGGCGCAAGATGGTTCCGACACGCTGGCGGCATGGCGCCATTCGACATCGCCCAGCAGTCATCGGGCCGCTACCTCTCGTTCGCTGAGCGCGAGGAGATCGCGATTCTCAAGGAGAAGGGCAAGGGCGTTCGCGAGATCGCTCGCGCCATGGGCCGCGATGCCGGGACGATCTCTCGTGAGCTGCGGCGGAACGCGGCCACGCGGGGCGGGAAGCTGGAGTATCGGGCGTCGGTCGCGCAGTGGAAAGCAGACATGACCGCGAAGCGACCCAAGGTCGCGAAACTCGTCGCGAACCCGCGGCTGCGCGCGTATGTCGAGGAGCGCCTGTCGGGGAAGATCACCCGCCCCGATGGCACGATCGTCACCGGCCCCCAGCCGCCGCGGTTCACCGGGAGAGGCAAGCCGCATCGGAAGGACAGGGCCTGGTCCTGGGCTTGGAGTCCGGAGCAGATCTCACACCGGTTGAAGATCGACTTCCCGGATGATGAGTCCATGCGCATCAGCCCAGAGGCGATCTACCAGTCGCTCTACATCGAGGGCCGCGGCGCGCTCAAGCGCGAACTCGTCTGGAACCTCCGCACGGGCAGGGCGCTACGCGTCCCCCGAGAGCGGTCGCGGCGCAAGACCTGGGCGCATGTCACGCCGGAGACGCTGATCAGCGAGCGACCGGCGGAAGCCGACGATCGCGCCGTCCCCGGGCACTGGGAAGGCGATCTGCTGATCGGGTTGGAGCGCTCGGCGGTCGGCACGGTCGTCGAGCGCAAGACCCGTTACACGCTGCTCGTCCATCTCCCGCGGGAAGAGGGCTATCGGCACAAGGAGACGCCGAAGAACGGGCCGGCGTTGGCCGGCTATGGCGCGATCACGATGAAGAATGCTCTCGCCAACACGATGTCGGCGCTGCCGGCGCAGCTGGCGCGCTCGTTGACCTGGGACCGCGGCAAGGAGATGTCCGCTCACGCGCAGTTCCGCGTCGAAACCGGCATCCCGGTGTTCTTCGCCGATCCGCAGTCGCCCTGGCAGCGCGGTACGAACGAGAACACCAACGGGCTGCTGCGTCAGTACTTCCCGAAGGGCACCGACCTGTCCCGCTGGAGCGCCGAAGACATCGAAGCCGTCGCATTCGCGCTGAACACGCGCCCTCGGAAGTCGCTCGGATGGATGACTCCCGCTGAGGCCTTCAACGAGCAGCTATTGTTGCTCCAACAAGCCGGTGTTGCATCGACTGGTTGA
- the purD gene encoding phosphoribosylamine--glycine ligase, with protein MRILVLGSGAREHAILLALKGENAGHDVFAAPGNAGIAADATIVAALDANSPAAVTEYANDHDIDLVIIGPEAPLVAGVADALREHGIPVFGPGKAAAQLEGSKAFAKRIMDAAHVPTGRATRATTRAEVEAALDAYGAPHVVKADGLAAGKGVVVTDDREAALAHADTYLPTGPVLVEEFLSGPEVSLFFVSDGDTVRALSPAQDFKRAYDGDAGPNTGGMGAYSPLPWLSDDFGSEEAFVAEVTRTVAEPVIRTLDAEGTPFIGLLYAGLILTADGIKVIEFNARFGDPETQVVLARLTSPLSRLLMAAASGTLEDEPAPEFADTAAITVVLASEGYPEAPRTGRVITGLDAAASVPGVHLAHAATAMHGDELVATGGRVLNVVATGSSFGAARDQAYAALERIGLEGSHYRRDIAARVALD; from the coding sequence GTGCGCATTCTCGTCCTCGGTTCCGGTGCCCGCGAGCACGCCATCCTCCTCGCTCTGAAGGGGGAGAACGCGGGCCACGACGTGTTCGCGGCCCCCGGCAACGCCGGCATCGCCGCCGACGCCACGATCGTCGCCGCCCTCGATGCCAACAGCCCCGCCGCGGTGACCGAGTATGCCAACGACCACGACATCGACCTCGTGATCATCGGCCCCGAGGCGCCGCTGGTCGCGGGAGTCGCCGACGCCCTGCGGGAGCACGGCATCCCGGTGTTCGGCCCCGGAAAGGCCGCGGCGCAGCTGGAGGGCTCGAAGGCGTTCGCGAAGCGGATCATGGATGCCGCCCACGTGCCCACCGGTCGGGCGACGCGGGCCACGACCCGCGCCGAGGTCGAAGCCGCCCTCGACGCCTACGGCGCCCCGCACGTCGTGAAGGCCGACGGGCTGGCCGCCGGGAAGGGGGTCGTCGTCACCGACGACCGCGAGGCGGCGCTCGCGCACGCGGACACCTACCTTCCCACCGGCCCCGTGCTGGTGGAGGAGTTCCTCTCCGGGCCGGAGGTGTCGCTCTTCTTCGTCAGCGACGGCGACACGGTGCGCGCGCTCAGCCCCGCGCAGGACTTCAAACGCGCCTACGACGGCGACGCGGGCCCGAACACGGGCGGGATGGGCGCCTACTCGCCGCTGCCCTGGCTGAGCGACGATTTCGGCAGCGAGGAGGCGTTCGTCGCCGAGGTGACCCGCACGGTCGCCGAGCCGGTCATCCGCACGCTGGATGCCGAGGGCACCCCTTTCATCGGTCTGCTCTACGCGGGACTCATCCTGACCGCCGACGGCATCAAGGTCATCGAGTTCAACGCCCGCTTCGGCGACCCCGAGACCCAGGTCGTGCTCGCCCGTCTGACCAGCCCTCTGTCGCGACTGCTGATGGCGGCGGCATCCGGCACGCTCGAGGACGAGCCGGCACCGGAGTTCGCCGACACCGCCGCGATCACCGTGGTGCTCGCGAGCGAGGGCTACCCCGAGGCGCCGCGTACCGGGCGGGTCATCACGGGGCTGGATGCCGCGGCATCCGTCCCGGGAGTGCACCTCGCCCACGCCGCGACGGCGATGCACGGCGATGAGCTGGTGGCGACGGGGGGACGCGTGCTCAATGTCGTGGCGACCGGTTCCTCGTTCGGCGCCGCGCGCGACCAGGCGTATGCCGCTCTGGAGCGGATCGGCCTGGAGGGCTCGCACTACCGGCGCGACATCGCCGCCCGGGTGGCGCTCGACTGA
- a CDS encoding PadR family transcriptional regulator: MKSAVDRLTPLGVMVLALLREDDMHPYEMIRLMRHRHDDRIVSVTNGTMYHTVARLEKSGLLAEVGVDRDGNRPERTTYTLTDAGHEVVQDWVRRELPLLDRHVEFRVALAEAHNLPREDVVALLSTRREQLARARDELADGIAHARESKTGPASVIEQYLIEIDRERALLAADHDWLADLLERLAHPDFVWGSHEKTDRYLAQREAARS; the protein is encoded by the coding sequence GTGAAGAGCGCCGTGGACCGGCTCACACCGTTGGGAGTGATGGTGCTCGCGCTGCTGCGCGAGGACGACATGCACCCCTACGAGATGATCCGGCTGATGCGGCACCGTCACGACGATCGCATCGTGTCGGTGACCAACGGCACGATGTACCACACCGTCGCGCGTCTGGAGAAGTCCGGTCTGCTCGCCGAGGTCGGAGTCGATCGGGACGGCAACCGGCCGGAGCGCACGACGTACACCCTCACCGATGCCGGCCACGAGGTCGTCCAGGACTGGGTGCGCCGGGAGCTTCCGCTCCTGGACCGGCACGTCGAGTTCCGCGTGGCGCTGGCCGAGGCGCACAATCTCCCCCGCGAGGACGTCGTGGCGTTGCTGTCGACCCGTCGGGAGCAACTCGCCCGTGCGCGCGACGAGCTCGCCGACGGCATCGCCCATGCGCGCGAGAGCAAGACCGGCCCGGCATCCGTCATCGAGCAGTACCTCATCGAGATCGATCGCGAGCGCGCCCTGCTCGCCGCCGACCACGACTGGCTCGCCGACCTGCTGGAACGGCTCGCCCACCCCGACTTCGTGTGGGGATCACACGAGAAAACCGATCGCTATCTGGCACAGAGAGAAGCCGCACGCTCATGA
- a CDS encoding phosphoribosylaminoimidazolesuccinocarboxamide synthase: MTDASSPSAAPADLPGWTHVYSGKVRDLYRPAEGGPAPAERMLVVASDRVSAFDHVLSPGIPGKGELLTTLSLWWFDQLSGADGGRRIPNHLAATHALVAESDDAVDLVPAAVVGRAMIVRTLDMLPIECVVRGYLTGSGWKEYVAEGTVCGIPLPAGLQDGDRLPEPLFTPAYKAPMGEHDENISFARAEELVGAERAAQLRDLSLEIYRRAAATAEAKGLILADTKFEFGVDADGVLTLADEVLTSDSSRYWDAAAWARGTTPAERMASFDKQIVRDWLAAAWNGQGTPPELPAEIVERTAAKYRELLEKLTD; this comes from the coding sequence GTGACCGACGCCTCCTCGCCTTCCGCCGCGCCCGCCGATCTGCCCGGCTGGACCCATGTCTACTCGGGCAAGGTGCGCGACCTGTACCGCCCCGCGGAGGGTGGCCCCGCGCCGGCGGAGCGCATGCTCGTCGTCGCGAGCGACCGGGTCAGCGCCTTCGATCACGTGCTGAGTCCCGGCATCCCGGGCAAGGGTGAGCTGCTCACGACGCTCAGTCTGTGGTGGTTCGATCAGCTCTCCGGCGCCGACGGCGGACGGCGCATCCCGAACCACCTCGCCGCGACCCACGCGCTCGTAGCCGAGTCGGACGATGCGGTGGATCTGGTTCCGGCCGCCGTCGTGGGGCGCGCGATGATCGTGCGCACCCTCGACATGCTGCCCATCGAGTGCGTCGTGCGCGGCTACCTCACCGGATCGGGGTGGAAGGAGTACGTCGCCGAGGGGACGGTGTGCGGCATCCCCTTGCCCGCCGGCCTGCAGGACGGCGACCGCCTGCCCGAACCGCTGTTCACTCCGGCGTACAAGGCGCCGATGGGAGAGCACGACGAGAACATCTCGTTCGCGCGCGCCGAAGAACTGGTCGGCGCCGAGCGGGCCGCGCAGCTGCGCGACCTGTCCCTCGAGATCTACCGCCGCGCGGCGGCGACCGCGGAGGCGAAGGGCCTGATCCTCGCGGACACGAAGTTCGAGTTCGGGGTGGATGCCGACGGCGTGCTCACCCTGGCCGACGAGGTGCTCACGAGCGACTCGTCGCGCTACTGGGATGCCGCCGCCTGGGCGCGCGGGACGACCCCCGCCGAGCGGATGGCGAGCTTCGACAAGCAGATCGTCCGCGACTGGCTCGCCGCGGCCTGGAACGGGCAGGGGACGCCGCCCGAGCTGCCCGCCGAGATCGTCGAGCGCACGGCCGCCAAGTACCGCGAACTGCTCGAGAAGCTGACCGACTGA
- a CDS encoding NADP-dependent oxidoreductase gives MKALVYSDFGGNDRFELTDREEPHVGPDTLVVRVVAAGINPVDYKIREGYLRGLIDTRLPVVPGWDVAGIVEKTGLDTPEFAVGDAVLAYARADIVENGSVAEFMPVPVRTATLKPEGLSFEDAAALPLAGLTALQTLERAGVGTGQTVLIHGAAGGVGSFGVQLARRLGARVVGTASERNHAYLRDLGAEPVVYGEGLVPAAREIAPDGFDVIIDFVGGSTLDSTPDLLADGGVVASIADARARTEFGGHYVWVRPNASQLGELAELVAAGELRVEIAATYPLDEAAAAYAALEEGHTRGKIVVTV, from the coding sequence ATGAAGGCACTCGTCTATTCGGATTTCGGCGGCAACGACCGCTTCGAGCTCACCGACCGTGAGGAGCCCCACGTCGGTCCCGACACCCTGGTGGTGAGGGTGGTCGCGGCCGGGATCAACCCCGTCGACTACAAGATCCGCGAGGGCTACCTGCGCGGCCTCATCGACACCCGCCTTCCGGTCGTGCCCGGCTGGGACGTCGCCGGCATCGTCGAGAAGACGGGACTGGACACCCCTGAGTTCGCCGTGGGAGACGCGGTGCTCGCCTACGCACGCGCCGACATCGTCGAGAACGGCTCGGTCGCCGAGTTCATGCCGGTGCCGGTGCGCACCGCCACCCTCAAGCCGGAGGGCCTGTCGTTCGAGGATGCCGCCGCCCTGCCGCTGGCCGGGCTGACGGCGCTGCAGACGCTCGAGCGTGCCGGAGTGGGCACGGGCCAGACCGTGCTGATCCACGGCGCCGCCGGTGGGGTGGGCTCGTTCGGCGTGCAGCTCGCACGCCGGCTCGGGGCTCGTGTCGTCGGCACGGCGTCGGAGCGCAACCACGCGTACCTCCGCGATCTGGGCGCCGAGCCCGTCGTCTACGGCGAGGGCCTCGTGCCTGCGGCCCGCGAGATCGCCCCCGACGGGTTCGACGTCATCATCGACTTCGTCGGCGGCTCGACGCTCGACTCGACGCCCGACCTGCTCGCCGACGGCGGCGTCGTCGCCTCGATCGCCGACGCCCGCGCACGCACCGAGTTCGGCGGCCACTACGTGTGGGTGCGCCCGAACGCATCCCAGCTCGGTGAGCTGGCTGAACTCGTCGCGGCGGGCGAGCTGCGCGTCGAGATCGCGGCGACCTACCCGCTCGACGAGGCTGCCGCCGCCTACGCCGCTCTCGAAGAGGGCCACACCCGCGGCAAGATCGTCGTCACCGTCTGA
- a CDS encoding sterol carrier family protein: MARKISTADGRDALAAVTAARDAEVTPPRTELATAVRYLLQLLAEKAPGNTVEVRVPPFGAVQVVEGPRHTRGTPPNVVETDAPTWIALATGAESWADALGAGRILASGTRADLAPLLPLRP; encoded by the coding sequence ATGGCCCGCAAGATCTCCACCGCCGACGGTCGTGACGCCCTCGCCGCTGTCACCGCGGCGAGGGATGCCGAGGTGACGCCGCCGCGCACGGAGCTGGCGACGGCCGTGCGGTACCTCCTGCAGCTGCTCGCCGAGAAGGCCCCCGGCAACACCGTCGAAGTGCGGGTACCCCCGTTCGGTGCGGTGCAGGTGGTCGAAGGCCCCCGGCACACGCGCGGTACGCCGCCGAACGTCGTCGAGACCGATGCCCCCACCTGGATCGCGCTGGCGACCGGTGCCGAGTCGTGGGCCGATGCCCTGGGTGCCGGACGCATTCTCGCGTCCGGCACCCGGGCCGACCTCGCGCCCCTGCTGCCGCTGCGGCCGTGA